TGCTCGCGCGCCGGGCAGGAAATCGCCGCGGACGTGGGGTCCGCCACGTGGTGGATGTCACGGTTCCGCGGGCGCCGGGCGAGCCAGTTCCGGTGGCGAACATCACCCCGCGGAGCCCGCATCGGACACCGCCGGGTGGCCTCCGCAGGGCCGGGACGCACGCGGCCCACCACCGCAGCTGCGGAGATGGGCCGGACGTGGCGGGTGCAGGATTCGAACCTGCGAAGCATTCCGCGGCTGATTTACAGTCAGCTCCCTTTGGCCGCTCGGGCAACCCGCCTTGGTCCGCGGAGGACCGAGTGGAAGGATAGCAACCCTCACCGGGTGGTCCTAACCGGCTCCGCTGCGTACCGGTGGGCCCACGACACACAGAGGAGCACGGATGCCCAGCGACGCCTCGTTCGACATCGTCAGCAAGGTCGACCGGCAGGAGGTGGACAACGCGCTCAACCAGGCGGCGAAGGAGATCGCCCAGCGCTACGACTTCAAGGGCGTCGGCGCGACGATCGCCTGGAGCGGGGAGAGCATCCTCATGACGGCGAACTCCCCCGAGCGGGTCAAGGCCGTCCTCGACGTCCTAGAGACCAAGCTCATCCGCCGCGGCGTCTCCCTCAAGTCCCTCGACCTCGGCGACGGCGAGCCCCAGGCCTCGGGCAAGGAGTTCCGGCTCTCGGGGACCCTCAAGGAGGGCCTGGAGCAGGACGTGGCGAAGAAGATCACCAAGCTCATCCGCGACTCCGGCCCCAAGGGCGTCAAGACGCAGATCACCGGCGACGAGGTCCGGGTGACGAGCAAGAGCCGCGACGACCTCCAGCAGGTGATCGCCCTGCTCAAGGACGCCGATCTCGACGCGGCGCTGCAGTTCGTCAACTACCGCTGATCTCCCGCCCGGGTCGACCTCGCCGGGCCCCGCTCCCGCCGTCGCGGGCGGCGGCGTCCGGGGCACACCTGGCAGGTGCGCCCCGGACTCACCGGCCGCTCGTGCGCGTCAGCGGGCCGCCTGCGAGCGTCGGCGCACCACCACGGCACTCACCGCGCCCCCCACGGCGAGCAGGAGGGCCACGGCCAGGAGCGGGGCGAGCGAGGCGCCGGTCCACGGCAGATCACCACCCGCGCCGCCACCGCCTGACGCCGGCGGCGTCGAGGGATCGGTTCCCGGGGCCGTCGCTCCGTCGGTGGGAGCCGTCCCCGGGCCGGTCGGGCCGTCCGTCGGGCCGTCCGTCGGGCCGTCGGTCGGCTCGCCCGTCGGGTCGACGGTGGGGTCCGGCGTCGGCTCCTCGCCCGGGACCACGTAGGCGCTGTCGACCGTCGCCGTCACGGTGGCGCCGTCGACCTCGAACTCGTACCCGCCCGCACCCAGCCGGAACATCGCGGTGGTGAGGCCGTTCCGCTCGGCCATGCCCTCGAACGAGACGCCCGGGACCTCGACGAACTCGCTCACCGCGGTGCT
The sequence above is a segment of the Georgenia faecalis genome. Coding sequences within it:
- a CDS encoding YajQ family cyclic di-GMP-binding protein, translating into MPSDASFDIVSKVDRQEVDNALNQAAKEIAQRYDFKGVGATIAWSGESILMTANSPERVKAVLDVLETKLIRRGVSLKSLDLGDGEPQASGKEFRLSGTLKEGLEQDVAKKITKLIRDSGPKGVKTQITGDEVRVTSKSRDDLQQVIALLKDADLDAALQFVNYR